DNA from Agarilytica rhodophyticola:
GAAAAATAAAGCATCACCTATTGATTAAAAAACACTTTAATATTTTTATAGAACATATAAAAACGGCGTTTTTCTTCTGAGGTTCAAGAAGTAAAGGCTCAGAGTTGAGCCTATTAACCTTGCACAGCCTGTTTTTTGTAACTATATTTTTGGCCATTAATGCTTGCCTCATACATTAAACCGCCTTTTCCGACAGTTAATACCGCCATGCCTTTAAAGTAAGACGTTGATGAGGATTGAGACGAATCAGAGGGATGTAAGCTTTTGCTTGCGTTGCTTCCTGTGGTGCCGACAGAAGCACTTGCTCTTGCGCTAACTGCAATGGCAGAGGCATCAGCTCCGAACTCAAAATTGCCTGATATAAACTCTTCATAAGCACGTTTATCTTGGATAAAAACTATTTGAGAATAGGCCTGGCCTCCCAACTGAAGACCCACCGATAGTTGTTTCATGGAAACTTTGCCGGTTACCTGGCCGTCTTTGTATAGTTGGCCTTGACCGTAGGCTGCACCAACAATAAGACCACCTTTACCTATTGTTGGAAACACTGCATAAGCGTAAGCAGACTGGAAAAATTTTTCACCGATAGTGGTCTTTTTAAAGTTATTAATGGTATCGCTGTAGGCATTGGTACCTGCGTGTAATACTTGCACGTAACCAAGGAAAAGAAACAATGAAATGAGAGCTTTAGTCATGATGTGCTTTAACATAGTGTATCTCCTCGCCATAGATGACATTGCACCGATAGTAAAAACTCTTTTGTGTACAAATACTGAATAATGCTTATTAGATTTCTATGTTGATGTTAAGGTTCTTATTTTTATGTGAGGAGCTTCACACTATTGTGTATTTTAATTGCACAAACACAGAGGAAAGTAGAGGTTCAATAATGGTGTGAGAGAGGGAAAATACAATATATAGTCGTTTGTATTTTCCTCATGAATATAGCGTCAATCTATATTTACCTCTATGTGTAAGCGCCCTTGGCCATAGCAGTGCATAGTTGGTTTAACTTGGACCACCCTGTGATTAATATCGTTAACAGTTTCTCAATATTTAAATCTGGTATAGTCTTAAGTGCCTCCACACCCATAAAAAAATGTTCCTCATCTTCTTCTTCGTGTAGTGCGAAATGTGCACTGACGGGCATATCTTGTACGACCTTACTTACTTTGGCATGCGCAAGTTGGCCACTGCCTTCTAAGACAAAGTGCATCAGTACTATCTTTTCACTTTCAGATAACACTTTCATTGATTCTTCAAACCAATTAGCCGTCTCTATAAGCTCTTGGCTGATATTTTTTAGTTCAGGGTTACCTCGTAATTTTGCAAAGTTGGTGTCATGATCTTTTTCTTCCTCAAGATGATCGAGAGCGAGTTTGATCTCTATTTCTTGTTTTGCATTAGCTACCCGGCATCGAAGGATATCTTGAAAACGGCTTGAAAAATATTGTAGATGGTCGAGAAACCTTTCAAGTACTATGTTGTTTTTTATCTCATCACTTTTCAGTAGTAAGAAAAAATCATTTTTTTGATAATCTTGCATGAAAAACTCATGAGCTTTCATCAATAGGTCGATGTGATTAAGATCTTTATGTTGTTCACTATCAAAACTTACGCGAGGAGAAGCGATATTTTCATATAGCCCAAGACTTTCAGTTTGGATCGAAAGTGCCCAAAAACCATTATTTCCCGCACCACAAAAGCCATGTAAGCAATTGGGAGGTACGACAACAATCGCTCCTGCTTCAAGGCTGCCACTTATATCGCCAGTACAGTAGCCTTCGCCATCGCATACGATAATCAAGCTACTGGTCGGATGAGAATGCACAGCAAGGGTTTCACCTTTAAGTAGCCTGACCCAGCTGAAAGATGTGCGCTGAGGAATTTCAGGTAAAAAACTAGCGAGGACAGGATCTTTTCTAAAGTCTTTAACAATACCTAGATTATGTTCTTCTCCATCAACGGTTACTGATGTAATTGATGGAATATCACTTCGTTTGACGATAGTCATAGCCAGATTAATATTATGGTGATCATCGGCATTACTTACTAGAGAGGGGGTAATAGTATTCATATTCTTACCTTAGTTTTTAACTTCAAGTGTTAATATTGTTAGAGGAGTGTGTTGGTTATTGGAAAAAACCATATCGTGGTGTTGCCAGAATGCATAACCAGATTTAATATTTATATCAGTCGCTAATGATGTTGTACTAAAATTAATACTGCCTTGACCAGAACACACCATAATTAAACGCTTTGAATCTTTTTTGGGGGCTTTTAAGTTTTTTATGCTATCAACTTCATGCCAACAAAAATCAGTATTATCTGGCAGTATATCTTGTAAGGTTTTATTCGACTTAAATGTAGCTTTTGCGTGGTTTTTTTTATCCGATATTTCCGTAGCGCTTATGCATTGAAGCTGCCGTTCAGACAGAGAAGGTAGTATCGTTTCATCATCATTAAAAACGGTGAGGGGATCAATGGCATTTTCGAATATTGCAATGTGGTGAAACTGTATTGAGAGAGCCCAAAATCCATCAGGAGCTGCACCTGTAAATCCGTGTTCATTCCATGCAGGAATAACAATAGCATCCCCACCTTTGAATTTTATTTCACTGTCGCCTTTAGATCGACCATTTCCCTCAACTGCAATAACCAAGCTCGCAATAGGGTGTCTGTGAGTATCTAGAGTTTCTTGTGAATTTAAATGCGTCCAACTTATTGATAAATCCTTTGGTATATACTTAGCAAGTTCTTGATTATCTTTAAAATTTTTAACAATACCTAAGTTTCTATCTTCGCCTTCTAGATACATCGATGACAGTCCATGCATATCATCTCTATCTATGATGTTGATATTGCTTAACATGTTATTTATATGTGTGTTACATATTTCTGCTTTTTCTAGCATGATTTCTTACTCATGTTGTTTAAGTACATAAAGCTATGAATCAATAATTATTGTTATTATTGATTAATAGTTTTTGAGGATAGGTTTTTCTATGCAGGTTGCGGTGTCTATGTTTTGTCTTGCCTGTCTTTTGCAAACAAACCGGGAACAACCTGTAAGACCGCTTTTGATTGATACTATAGTTTCAAATTTTGTAAATAATCACTAAAGTTTAAAGAAATGATAAATATCGAGACAGATCTTGGGTTAACTATTAACGCTAAGAAAAATGAGGATGTTTATAACTTAGATATTTTATATTTTTTGTTTTTTGTCACATTATTCTAATAGTGTTTTTGTTAATAGTCGACTATGCATCGATAGAATATTGTTAACAATTTAGGGGGGCTGATTTGTTTTATTTATCGGCCCCCTTGTTGAAACGAAGCACTACAATTAGCCCGCCTTTGGGGTGATTATTAAGAGTGAGTTCACCTCGGTGTTGTGCCATCGCTTTTTGTACTATGCTTAAGCCCAGGCCAAAACCATCCGTGTGCATTTTGTTGCCCGATCGAAAAAAGGGTTGTAGTAATTTCTCTTTTTCATAGCTTAATACTCCAGGGCCGTAGTCTCTTATGGATATTTCAATAGAATCTTTTCGTTGATGCAGATGTATGTCAATAGGCGTATTTTCAGGTGTGTATTTACATGCATTGCGTAAGATATTCTCTATTGCAGATTCCACTAGCTCCTCGTAGCCATCTATAAATATAGGCATATTTTCAGTTTCGAAATACTCGGTTTTTTTATTGGGAAATTCTAGTTTGAGGTTTTCTAACTGATTCCTTATTGTTTCTGACATATCGATACGGCTTAGCTTATAATCCTTTTTATCAATACGAGAGAACTCTAGTATGCTTTGAATTAACTGGTCTATACGCTCGCACTCTCTATTCATTTGTCCTACTAGTCTCACTTCATTAGTGTTTTTCTGGTCGATCAAGCCGACAGCAGCCTGTATGCGTGCCAGAGGTGCTCTCAATTCGTGAGATACATCGTGCATTAGACGAGTTTGAGATTGAATATTTTTCTCTACTTCTTTAATCATAAAGTTAAAGTCGCGGGACAAATCTCCAATTTCGTCACCGCGAAATAATAAGTCTTCTCCAATACTTAAACTCATATCGCTATTAGCGTAGTTACGGCTTATTTTTCCAAGCTTTTTAAGAGGTCTTATGATACTCCAACTAAGAATCAAGCTAACTAAGGCTGAAGCAATTAGCATAAGAATAAACTGTACAGTTTTCAGACGCTCAATAGCGGTTAGAAAAAAACGGGGAGTGGCTTTAAGTAATATTGTGACTGTATATGTGTTGCCATTATCACTCACTACCTCAAATGAAGTGTTATTACCTTTTTGTAAGCCCTTAGGTCGAAATTGAAATATTAGTTCGTCGTCGTTGGTTATTTTTATCGGGCGCTCAAGGCCGAGTTGGCGTTTTAATGACAAGAAATTAGCGTTTTTACGCTTTATCGATTTCTCTAATGTGTTAATTTTTTTAGGGTTGATTTCATATATTTTAATAATTTTTTGGGCTACAGTTTCTGCATTTTGTTTGCGCCTTTCATTAAAATCAAGATCTTCAACAGAATATATAACGAAATAGGTGGTCGCTAATATCATAGCGACACAAGTAATCCAGAAAGCGAAGAAAATCTTCCAGAATAAGCCCTTTATCTTAATTATGTTCATGAGACTCTGCCAGCATCTGATAGCCTACACCACGGATGGATTTTATAATCTCACCTGCACCGCCGCTAGCAATTAACTTCTGTCTTATTCGGCTGATATGTACGTCAATACTGCGATCATAAGCGCTAAGCTTACGTTGCAAAACACGCTCGGTAAGTTCACTTTTCGTTAGCATTTGACCGGCCGATTGCATAAGCAGTTGAAGTAAATTGAACTCGGCACTTGTCAGCGATAATTTTTGGCCATTTAGGGATACTTCTAGTGTGCCTTTATTTAACGTGATGTTATGTAAGCTGATTTCGTTTGCAAGGGGGGCTGTAGCTGCGACTTGTTCGGGATTATGCTTGGTTCTGCGTAATAAGGCTTTTAAGCGCGCCGATAGCTCTCGTGGGTTGCATGGCTTACCGAGATAGTCATCAGCTCCCATTTCTAGCCCGACAATTTTATCGACATCATCTCCGCGCCCTGTAAGCATGATAATAGGAATCTGGCTGCTTCGCCTAACTCTTTGTAATACGTCAAAACCTGACATTTCCGGCATCATTATGTCGAGAATCATGACATCATAGGCGTAGCCCACGGCATCTAGCTGATTCAGAGCATCCTGCCCACTATGTGAAAATTTAACATCGAAGCCTTCGTTGCTTAAAAATTCGCCTAGCAATTCACACAGAACAGTATCGTCATCGACAAAAAACACTGTATCGGGATCGGTATTCATACTTAACTTTATCCAATGTAATAATGGGGAAACTTTTATATTATATATTTAGCTCTTGCTAATTTGCTTACACAGGCTATGAGAATAGCTGGTCTTGAAACTATATTCTTGTGATTCTTTTGTACGGCATGTGCTATCGATCTCTTAAGATAGTGGTATATAGAGTAAATTATACGACCTTTAAGGTAATATGAGTCAGTCCAACTCTCAAATATAAACTATGTTGTCCTTTCTATAGGTGAAACTTTACTTAACTATACATTTGTTCAACCCAACTTAAATTTTACTTGCCTCACACTTAATGTGTGATTTTCATGCATTTTGAGGAGAGGTATATCGTTATGAAAAGAGTTATTTGGCTTATCGGTTCTATATCAGTTTTTGTGCTGGCTCTGTCTGCTTATGCCAATGCTGATAGTCAACATTATTTCGCCTTTACGGGTGAGCAGCATATAGCAAAAGCATTGGCGCTTACAGACCAGCAAAAATCTGAAATAAAACGTATTCGATCTGAGCTTAAAAATACCCGGCAAGAGTTAAGAAGTAGGGCGCGGCATAAAAACCTGTTTGCCTTAGATCCCAGTGACTCAGATTATTCTGCGCAGGTGTCATTATTGGCCGATGAAAAAGCCGAGCGTATGAAAACTAAAATGCTTGCTAAAGCAAATGCTGAACGAGAAATTTATCAGTTGCTGACACCAGAGCAACAAGAAAAATTTACCGCGCTTAAGCAAGAAAGGAGAAAAGTGCGAAAAATGGCTAAGCGTAAAGCTAGAATCGAAATGAAGCTACGCCGTAAACTTTCCTGTCATGATACCGGCGATGCTATTTGCAGGTGCTGCGCCTCATAAAATATTGTGGGCCTATAAAAAGGCCCACAACTAGATCTTGCTCTATCTGGGTACCCAACCAAAAGATTCTTTAACAATAGCAGCAATGGTTTTATTGGTATTAAGAATTGCGTGAGACAACTGTACTTGCTTTGGTGTCCAGTTTTCAATCTCTTCCATGGCGAATATTGAATAACACCAAGCTAATACCACGATACGTCCCAACCTTAATTCAGATAATATTTTTTCCTTTATTTTGTGTGTTTTGTCGTAAGGTGGTTTGCCCACGTCGATGACTCTTGGGTTATCGTTATCAAAGTAGTTGTGCTTGTTTACCAGCACTTTGGCTTTGCTACAATCTTGTGTATGTAATTCAGGGTCAAAACAACCTTTGGGAATAATTTTTCCTGTTTTAGGGTCTACTCGTGCCCCTTCATGTTGGCCATGTCGTCCCCCTAGTATCGTGAACTTTGAATCCTTTTGCTTTTGTAAATGCTCTACCAACGGTGTCCACGACTCTTCCCCTGTATAGGTAACTGACAGATACAAATTGCCTACCTTAACCCAGGGGCAACTTAATGTTTTGCCAAACTCTCTTTTGCTTATACATTGATCGTTATATCGTCTATCTAAAAATGCTTGAGTAGCACCACTGTTAGCATCAATTATTTCCATAGTATCTCCATTATTTTTTTGTTAATGCAAATGTATTTTGGCGCGAAAGACAACCTTGCTATTTTTTTGTTGCTTTATGTGTCACAAGGAAAAGCGCTTATTGCCTCGTTTGACGCTATGCATGATGCATGCCGTGTAGCTGTATTTATATGTTAACTACTAAAAAGAGATGTTTGCTGAGCACAAAAGCTTCGTTTTTTTTAATAACTAATGTCTTTCTATGCAGGATTGCTAAAAAAAAATAGTTTACTAGCTGAAAGGTTTTGAGTTGTAAGTTTTTTCGACTTTTAATAGATTAACATGTATATGATTGCCCCTTGATTTGTATATTTAGAGTTAAATAATTTTTTGAAATTATTGTTTCAATCTGAAATATCATATCTTTCACCTAAAGATGTATCAAACGATCCCAACTAATATGGGGATATTAACAAGGGCTATATCAATAAGATAAATATGGAGTTTTTCCCAATGAAAATATTTCTTAGTAATGCCAACTTTCATAAAATTAAAATATACATGTTTTTTCGCCGATACTAAATAATTAAATTTTGTAGATAGTGTGATAGTAAAATAAGCCCTCTATAATTAAAGGTAAAGAGGGCTATTGATAGTGATATTTGGTGCTACAAATAAAGAATTACTTACAAATAGCTAAATTGTATAAAGTGATAAAAAAACCAATTCCATTAACTACAAATAACTTTAACATGCAGCAGTTTTTTAATGATTACTATGCATATCTCTCAGTCTTTCCCGTAACTCTTCTCCGTAGCCACGGCCACCATTACCAAACGCACCGCGCACATGTCCATTTGCCCCTGCCGCCGCGTTAGCCCCAACCCAATGTACGACCGGTCCTCTTACGGGATTTGCAGCACGTGCTAAATGATCACCACGAGTTTTTTTCTTTCCATTTTTTGCCCTTTGATTTTCTATCGCGACTAAACGAGCCATATTTTCTTTAGTTGCAGGTTTATTCATAAGTGATGGGTAGTCTTTTGCTATATTAGCTAAAGTTGAGGCTCCCCAGCCACGTCTTTTAAATGCTTCTCTTACAGTAATATGAAGATCTCCAACGGTAGGCGTTGACATAGTGGCATTAGCGCTTCGAGCTGATCTTGCTTGGTGCGTACCTCCGTTACGTGTAGTTGAAGTTCTAGTAGCGCTATGCTGATGAGTATGATGAGTGCGATGTTGATGAGAGTTGGTGGTAGGGTGTGGACACATAATATTTACCTTTTTCTATAAATAAAATCGAATCGACTATATCGAATCTCACCGCTAAGTGGGGATAAGTAATTAAATTGTTCGAATATTTTTATTTTTTGGGTGTGTGTAAATTATTAAACCTGTCTATTTTTAATTTATTTTTTAAAATACTAAGACATAATATTTTCTAGCTTGAAAATATTTATAAAAATTTTTTCTGTTGTTAAATTTAATATACACTGTTGTGCGGATAACAATAAAAATTTTGAAGTAAATTAACGGCTTTTATTTAATATTTAACAAATTAAGTAATGT
Protein-coding regions in this window:
- a CDS encoding sensor histidine kinase, whose translation is MNIIKIKGLFWKIFFAFWITCVAMILATTYFVIYSVEDLDFNERRKQNAETVAQKIIKIYEINPKKINTLEKSIKRKNANFLSLKRQLGLERPIKITNDDELIFQFRPKGLQKGNNTSFEVVSDNGNTYTVTILLKATPRFFLTAIERLKTVQFILMLIASALVSLILSWSIIRPLKKLGKISRNYANSDMSLSIGEDLLFRGDEIGDLSRDFNFMIKEVEKNIQSQTRLMHDVSHELRAPLARIQAAVGLIDQKNTNEVRLVGQMNRECERIDQLIQSILEFSRIDKKDYKLSRIDMSETIRNQLENLKLEFPNKKTEYFETENMPIFIDGYEELVESAIENILRNACKYTPENTPIDIHLHQRKDSIEISIRDYGPGVLSYEKEKLLQPFFRSGNKMHTDGFGLGLSIVQKAMAQHRGELTLNNHPKGGLIVVLRFNKGADK
- a CDS encoding cupin domain-containing protein codes for the protein MLEKAEICNTHINNMLSNINIIDRDDMHGLSSMYLEGEDRNLGIVKNFKDNQELAKYIPKDLSISWTHLNSQETLDTHRHPIASLVIAVEGNGRSKGDSEIKFKGGDAIVIPAWNEHGFTGAAPDGFWALSIQFHHIAIFENAIDPLTVFNDDETILPSLSERQLQCISATEISDKKNHAKATFKSNKTLQDILPDNTDFCWHEVDSIKNLKAPKKDSKRLIMVCSGQGSINFSTTSLATDINIKSGYAFWQHHDMVFSNNQHTPLTILTLEVKN
- a CDS encoding Spy/CpxP family protein refolding chaperone; the protein is MKRVIWLIGSISVFVLALSAYANADSQHYFAFTGEQHIAKALALTDQQKSEIKRIRSELKNTRQELRSRARHKNLFALDPSDSDYSAQVSLLADEKAERMKTKMLAKANAEREIYQLLTPEQQEKFTALKQERRKVRKMAKRKARIEMKLRRKLSCHDTGDAICRCCAS
- a CDS encoding cupin domain-containing protein — encoded protein: MNTITPSLVSNADDHHNINLAMTIVKRSDIPSITSVTVDGEEHNLGIVKDFRKDPVLASFLPEIPQRTSFSWVRLLKGETLAVHSHPTSSLIIVCDGEGYCTGDISGSLEAGAIVVVPPNCLHGFCGAGNNGFWALSIQTESLGLYENIASPRVSFDSEQHKDLNHIDLLMKAHEFFMQDYQKNDFFLLLKSDEIKNNIVLERFLDHLQYFSSRFQDILRCRVANAKQEIEIKLALDHLEEEKDHDTNFAKLRGNPELKNISQELIETANWFEESMKVLSESEKIVLMHFVLEGSGQLAHAKVSKVVQDMPVSAHFALHEEEDEEHFFMGVEALKTIPDLNIEKLLTILITGWSKLNQLCTAMAKGAYT
- a CDS encoding response regulator transcription factor, whose translation is MNTDPDTVFFVDDDTVLCELLGEFLSNEGFDVKFSHSGQDALNQLDAVGYAYDVMILDIMMPEMSGFDVLQRVRRSSQIPIIMLTGRGDDVDKIVGLEMGADDYLGKPCNPRELSARLKALLRRTKHNPEQVAATAPLANEISLHNITLNKGTLEVSLNGQKLSLTSAEFNLLQLLMQSAGQMLTKSELTERVLQRKLSAYDRSIDVHISRIRQKLIASGGAGEIIKSIRGVGYQMLAESHEHN
- a CDS encoding YSC84-related protein, translated to MLKHIMTKALISLFLFLGYVQVLHAGTNAYSDTINNFKKTTIGEKFFQSAYAYAVFPTIGKGGLIVGAAYGQGQLYKDGQVTGKVSMKQLSVGLQLGGQAYSQIVFIQDKRAYEEFISGNFEFGADASAIAVSARASASVGTTGSNASKSLHPSDSSQSSSTSYFKGMAVLTVGKGGLMYEASINGQKYSYKKQAVQG